GGTCTCAGGGTGGTATCAAAAAAGTATACAGAATCAATCTCGGTAATGCGACTGATGTAAATGGTGCTGATATTGCTGCTGTGGATGGTATGAAAGTGAATGGAAAAGCTTTGGAACAGTGTTCGTGGGATGAAATTACAAATGCCGGGATAAAAGCGGTTACCAAAACATTAGCAGTAGATCTTGTAGCAAAACTGGGCTACGAGCATGATAAATTTGAAGGAATTGTTTATCTGGGAAATAATAAGCTGGCTGTTTTCAATGATGATGATTTTGGAGTAGTAGATGACGGAAACGGAAATCTAAAAGCAAAAATTTTACCTAAAACAGGTAAGGTAGACAAAGGAACAATGTATGTAGTCGATATTCAATAATTAGTTTTAATAAAAAACGGTGACATTGAAGATCTGTCACCGTTTTTATTATATGGAATTGAATTTCAGATACTAATTAAAAGCTTCGATAATCTTAGAGAAATCCTCTAATTTCAAAGCAGCTCCTCCAATAAGACCACCGTCAATATCCGGTTGAGAGAAAATCTCTTTAGCATTGTCTGGCTTTACAGAACCTCCGTAAAGGATAGACACCTCGTCAGCAACTTCCTGCCCGTATTTTGCAGCAATGATGCTTCTGATGTGAGCGTGAATTTCCTGAGCCTGCTCCGGACTTGCCGTTTCTCCTGTTCCGATAGCCCAAACCGGCTCGTAAGCAATCACTACTTTTTTGATCTCTTCAGCAGAAAGCGTGAACAGAGCTACTTCAGTCTGATTTTTAACAACCTCAAAATGTTGTCCTGCTTTTCTCTGTTCAAGAGTTTCTCCGTTACAATAAACAGGGATAAGACCTTTGTCAAGAGCTAATTTGATTTTTCTGTTACAGTGAGAATCAGTTTCTCCATGGTATTGTCTTCTTTCAGAGTGCCCGATTAATGATCCTGTTGCATCAATAGATTCCAGCATATCTGCTGAAATTTCACCAGTATATGCACCGCTTTCATGCTCGCTCATATCCTGAGAAAATACTCCGATTTCATCCTTTTCAAAGATATCTTTTGCCATCATTAAATATAATGCAGGCGGAGCAATCCAAATCTCACAATTGGTAGCACTGTTGTTTTTATAGCTTAGTAACTGAATCATCAATTGTTGTGCATCAATTACATTTTTGTTCATTTTCCAGTTTCCTGCAACTATTTTTCTTCTCATAAGATTTAAATATAGATTTAATTTTGTTTTTTCGAGTTGTTTATAATCCCCAAAGGTTTTTCAGCAGAACATAAAACGTATGCTCTTCTTCAGTTACTTTATTATCAGCTTTGATCAGTGATTTTGCAAACTGAACAAATTTCACACGCTCATCCTCTGTAGAATCTTCGTGAAAACATCTTGCATGGAATTCAAAATGATCTTTCCATTCTTCAGGCTGTAAAAGAGCCAATGTTTCAAGCTCATTGTCGAGATTCATTCTGAAAGGAAATTCATCCGCCATGTATTGCTGTACCAGCATTCCTTCCTCAGGAGCAAACTCTCCGTCTACAGAAGAAAGGATCATTAATAAATGATAACCGGCGATTGATTTATTTGATTTTTGCATGAGTTGTTGTATGTTTAAGTTTAGTGTTTAAATTTTATAGTTGATAGTTGATAGTTGATAGTTGGATACAAATATCTGTTGTAACATATCATTTATAATTCATCATTCATCATTTATAATTAATTAACGTAATCCTTCGCAGGCTGCTTGTCTATAATTTTTCCGTTTTCAAGAATCAGTACAAAAGGATTGCTTCTCGCAATGGTTTTGATGGCAGTTGCATCCATCATCGCATTTTTAATCGTTTTAAAAGTATTTGGATAGGTAGAAATTCCGTAGATAAGAGCTCCTTTCTGAGTATTTACCTTAGCTTCCACTTTCTGAAGCAGATCAGCGGGAACATCTTTTGGGTGGTAAGAGAACACCAAAACAGCTTTTGGAGCATTGATGATCTCATTGGTAATTTCCATTCCGGTAGGATCTTCAATCTTAAATTTCACAATTTCAGATTTATAACCTTCTTTTACAAGTACAGATTCATTTTTTCCATCTTCAATCTTCCATGGAGAACCTTCTGCCCAGTATTCTGTTTTTTTGATATAATCATCCTGATTCAGTTTTATTACAGCTCCGGTTTTCTGATTTTTAAGAGAATAGAAAGTCTTATATTCAGAAGGATTTTTCTCAATTTTTCCTTTTTCAGCCTTGATGTCTGTTCCTATTTTATAATCACGGAAATCAATGATGGGTTCATGCATAATTCCCTGAGCCATCACGTAGATCATCCCCAAAGAGAATACAGCTAAAAGGATATATTTAAATGTGTTGGAAGGCTCTTTCTGAGTAATTCCATACGCATCTTTTTTACGGAAATCTTTTCTGTATAAAATGAACAGAATAATCAATCCTATCAAAAGCACCACATCCTTAAGGAAGCTCTGCCAAGGCGTAAATTTGATAGCATCTCCAAAACATCCGCAATCTGTTACCACATTGAAATAAGCAGAATAGAACGTAAGGAATCCAAAGAAAACACAAAGCGCAATTAATACGGATAAGGTAAATTTAAGCTTTAATTTAAGCAGCAGCATAAATCCTAAGAAAAGTTCCAATACCACTACGATAATTGAAAAAAGCAGGGCAAACTTTTCTAAAAATGGCATATTGAAAACCGGAGGCGCAAAATATTCTTCCATTTTGAAAGAAAAACCTACCAGATCCACGGCTTTCACAAAGCCTGAAAGGATAA
The nucleotide sequence above comes from Chryseobacterium sp. 7. Encoded proteins:
- the tpiA gene encoding triose-phosphate isomerase; its protein translation is MRRKIVAGNWKMNKNVIDAQQLMIQLLSYKNNSATNCEIWIAPPALYLMMAKDIFEKDEIGVFSQDMSEHESGAYTGEISADMLESIDATGSLIGHSERRQYHGETDSHCNRKIKLALDKGLIPVYCNGETLEQRKAGQHFEVVKNQTEVALFTLSAEEIKKVVIAYEPVWAIGTGETASPEQAQEIHAHIRSIIAAKYGQEVADEVSILYGGSVKPDNAKEIFSQPDIDGGLIGGAALKLEDFSKIIEAFN
- a CDS encoding TerB family tellurite resistance protein, which gives rise to MQKSNKSIAGYHLLMILSSVDGEFAPEEGMLVQQYMADEFPFRMNLDNELETLALLQPEEWKDHFEFHARCFHEDSTEDERVKFVQFAKSLIKADNKVTEEEHTFYVLLKNLWGL
- a CDS encoding BT_3928 family protein, translating into MLKGLLRFIIAVIFILSGFVKAVDLVGFSFKMEEYFAPPVFNMPFLEKFALLFSIIVVVLELFLGFMLLLKLKLKFTLSVLIALCVFFGFLTFYSAYFNVVTDCGCFGDAIKFTPWQSFLKDVVLLIGLIILFILYRKDFRKKDAYGITQKEPSNTFKYILLAVFSLGMIYVMAQGIMHEPIIDFRDYKIGTDIKAEKGKIEKNPSEYKTFYSLKNQKTGAVIKLNQDDYIKKTEYWAEGSPWKIEDGKNESVLVKEGYKSEIVKFKIEDPTGMEITNEIINAPKAVLVFSYHPKDVPADLLQKVEAKVNTQKGALIYGISTYPNTFKTIKNAMMDATAIKTIARSNPFVLILENGKIIDKQPAKDYVN